The Hypanus sabinus isolate sHypSab1 chromosome 31, sHypSab1.hap1, whole genome shotgun sequence genome window below encodes:
- the LOC132384097 gene encoding delta(14)-sterol reductase TM7SF2-like, whose product MDIVNDGFGFMLAFGDLTWVPFTYSLQAHFLVSHPQELSPAGAVAIILLNALGYYIFRSANSQKNTFRRNPSDPRVAGLETIPTATGRQLLVSGWWGLVRHPNYLGDLIMALAWSLPCGLGHALPYFYVVYFTALLIHREARDEHLCRRKYGSAWNTYCGRVPYRIFPYLY is encoded by the exons ATGGACATCGTCAACGATGGATTTGGCTTCATGCTGGCCTTCGGGGACCTGACCTGGGTCCCCTTTACCTACAGCCTGCAGGCCCACTTCCTGGTGTCTCACCCACAAGAGCTCAGCCCCGCCGGGGCAGTGGCCATCATCCTCCTCAACG CCCTCGGCTACTACATCTTCCGCAGCGCCAACTCGCAGAAGAACACATTCCGCAGGAACCCCAGCGACCCCAGGGTGGCAG GCCTGGAAACGATCCCCACGGCAACTGGGCGGCAGCTGCTGGTGTCGGGCTGGTGGGGCCTGGTGCGTCACCCGAACTACCTGGGGGACCTGATCATGGCGCTGGCCTGGTCTCTGCCCTGTG GTCTGGGCCACGCTCTGCCTTATTTTTACGTTGTCTACTTCACGGCGCTGCTGATCCACCGCGAGGCCAGAGACGAGCACCTGTGTCGCAGGAAGTACGGCTCGGCGTGGAACACTTACTGTGGCCGTGTCCCGTACCGCATCTTCCCCTATCTGTACTGA